The sequence CCCTTTTTGGCCTTCCATACACAATCTCAGTGTCATACGTTACAGATTTACCAGGTGCTTTTTGTTGATCTGCTGTAAAGTTAGCTTTTAATAGACATCTTCAGTTTACACAAAATCCATGCAGTAAAGACATCTGTATAGCAAAATAATCCTTGTTCAGTGAATGCAGGTGGTGTTCCTTTCCTGTAGAGTTAGGCTCTCTTTTTGAGTAAATTTATCTGAATCCCCATGTTCATGTAGAGAAAAGAATCAAATAGCTGTCCGACTGGCAATATCTGGTAGGAGGTAGCATGCTGTCCTTCAAAAGAATCTAGAGAGAAATGTGAGTTAATGTTCACTTAAAACAGAAGATATCCTACTCATACCCTGCTCCGTTCGATTGTTAAATAGAGCTTTTATGACCAGGTTCATAAAGTGGGTTTGACGTAGAGGACAGTGAGTATGTACCAAGCTCAGCACAGTGTCCAAAAGATAACACATTTTTTGTGTGAGACTATGCTTGATTCTTGAACATACTGTTCTTTCTGTGAAATAAACCACTAAAAGGCCTCCTAAGTTACTCTTTTTTACACATATGTTAAGATAAGGATTAACCCTTGTGCATTCTAAcagacatttttgtctttttaatcattttgtctgtgttaaagCAAACAGCATAAATTTTGCCACAggtatgtatttttattggaattttaatatttcatcctcatttgctttcataaatctattttaaattaggtacacaaaatagttacactcaggaccttaagggcaaaaatgtccccattgaaacccattcaaactgaAATATTTAACCCCTGTGACATTTAATCCATGCATTCTGTTTTAATacgcttttattttgttgacgaCATTTGAAGACattgatgaattttttttttttttaaacattttttgtgaAATGTGTACTATTTTCTCAGGTTGAGCCTCTGGGGAAAagacacttttcttttttttctgattttgctgcattatagagcactgcagacaaactgaataaatgatgcagctataattgtgtgggtgtgtttgtatggatatcagagttgtggtttgtatgtgtgtactgaaaatttaatgtgtgtgtgaacagtttgaaagaaagaaattatattgtactggaaatcacaaatcgcaaccttgcgacagcttcccgatccagccaaaagaatgatttcaatacttTCTTCTTTTGTGCAAGGCATCCTtaaaagctatatatatatatatatatatatatatatatataaatgatagaTCTGGGAaaagggttggtgaccactgctgtgtAATTTTTTACTTACTGTGTTTTCCATGAATTATTCACAGAatatacataaagtatataCACTGGATGCACATGTTTTTAACATAGCTGTTGATTACTGTTTCCTTTATTGACATATGAAAATATGCTCATGACAGTATGGAGCCAGTGACCACTCACTCAGCCACAGTAACCTTCTTTTTCAACTGCTCATTCCTACATAAATACATGGGGTATCCTTGTAATACTATGCAATGACTATACTGCACAATACACTGCTTTAAGAATAACTAATTTTGggaaaatattaaacttttttatgctgtttaaaaatgtgGTTAAGCTACAATTTAGTAACTCAGTTGCTCACTTGTTGTATATTTCAAATTTCCTAGAAGTGAAGCTTTTACTTACAATATTTAACCCTTAAGTGGATACCATGGATAGTTAGTGACCCATGAACTCATCTCCCTCTTTGCTCCCTGTCAGCTCCCCCTTACCACTTTTTATTACTTTCAGTTAGGTCCACACCACTcaaatattattcattttaggtttttgtttgtgtttgtttgtttgtttgtttccaatTTCCCAATACCAGTTTGATAGAATTATATgcaatttattttcactttctgTTAGATAAATGCAGGAGAAAATGATGATGTACAATTAGTCATGAACATAGTTGTATAGTGTGTAAcccaatattttttaaataatgcctAGTGCTAGTGCCTGACAATATATCTGTGCACAACTAGTTCTGTTCCATTCTGGTACATATGCAACAAACAAGATGCAAAAATAGAACATTATacactgtgttttattgttctgttttgttattgtcaACATGTTGCACTTACTGTATGTCTGGAAGTCCCTGTTCAACAACTTTACTGTGTACTATTTAAGAAATTGTTCAACCTCTTTAGTAACAGCTTTAAGCAATAAGCCATTATGTTTTGATCATGTAAATGTTAACATACTGAGATTTACTGTGTAAGATCTACAGCAACTAAGCATTTACTAATAAAAGATTATGGctgtaaaatatttcattatatcatCATTAGAATTTATGAAATTACAGCTGACTGTGTCACATTTcttgtagggggaaaaaaaagcttttgaggTCCCATATAATTCTTAGAATTGAGTACACATTGAGCTAATGTATGTAACATACTGTCAAAAGAGGCTGTAATTTTTACAGAGAATAATGACAACATGTCCAAGctctattactattattaaaatTGAAGGCCAATTCCAACTAGGAAACAGCTCTGTTTCTTTGAGCTGCACTTGAATATAAGCATTGCAACATGCACCAGCAAGCCTTTAGTATGGTCTagtagtgtgtgtggtgagtgcAGCTGATTTGAGGAGGAGGCAATGGTTTTATGAATTAGGTTGGATAAGGGGAGATCAATATAAAAGCAGAATCCTCACAGAATGAACAGGAGTCTGGCTGCCAGGGTAATCAGGTAAGGAAAATTCTGAGCTACTGGTTTTCTGTGATACAAGTATATTGgactttataaataattaaatggatTGCTATTTTAAGAAATTTGTGTTCAGAAATCAGAAGGAAAAACGTTCAGCCTTTCATAGCTTTATTTCAAGAAATGAAGCACTCAAGAAATGTAATGTGATGTGCTAATTAGCAGCAGCAATTATTAACCGTATTATGTATGTTACTGTATACACTTCCCCTCTTTTCTAAACCTGAACTTGGACAGTAACCATTATTTTACTTCTGGTGTGCCCAATCTTCTGATTTTAGCTTGTCCAGAGACATGATGTTTGCTCCTGTGTTAGTGGCTGGTATTCTAGGCCTTCTTGTTGGAACGGCTGTACCTATGTGCCTCCTGACAGAATACACTCTCTATGTTGAGAAGCAAGAGTGTGACTACTGTGTGGCCATCAACACAACAATATGCATGGGCTTCTGTTTTTCGAGGGTAAGACACTTCTTATTTAGTGTTTAAACTAGTTATTTAGTAGTGAACTAGTTAGTGAgcacagtaaaataaatttaaataatttatcagTAAACACCAGGTCTTATGTTACATAACAGAGGCTTGTAGAGTTCCCCAGAAAAGTATGATGCTGAACAAGATGAACaagataatctttttttttttcaactgctGCAAGAAACTGATACTGCTGAACAAAATCAAGAACCAACTGTTTAggtttttttaaagtttagttTCTACTATTGTATTTTCATTTCAGACTAAGCAGCCTAATAATAGATACTGAATATATAACAAAACTACCTTTAAACTGACAGAatatgctgttgtttttttttaaaaaatgatttaatatgaaaatataatcAGAATATATCAGTGAGCATAAGGAAGTAGGAAGCAAATCCTTTGCTCAACCACACTGAAAAACTCTTTTTCGGTTTCCCGTAACCACCATGTGATGACTAAGGTTAAGGAAGAGAGAataagagtgtgagagagagagagagagagagagagagagagagagagagagagagagagagagagagagagagagagaagaacttCCCACGAAAAGCATCTTATCAGTAAGAGATAAGCATACTTCACAGAAGTACAGGCGTACAGGCTTGCAGAGTTTTCTAGAAAAAGGTTAGAGGATGTTAGTCAcaagatgaaacaaagattcTTTGAAAAAAAACTTCTGTATGTAATTGATACTGCTTATTTGTTTATGTAGCATTGCTGAACAAGAAGCCATTTCCATTCTTACATTCTTCCATGATGCACTTTTTGTTTCTGTGTCTCTTACATGTTATGCATCTCTCAGGACAGTAACATGAAAGAATTGTTGGGACCTCGCTTTCTAATCCAGAGGAGCTGTACCTATCAGAATGTGGAGTATCGTACAGCAGTTTTGCCTGGCTGTGCCCCTCATGCTGATTCTCACTTCACCTACCCAATCGCTCACAGCTGCCATTGTAGCATGTGTAACACACGCAGTGATGAGTGCGCCCACAAAACCAGATTCAGTGCAGCCAAGTGCTCCAAACCAGTCCGACATTTGTATCCCTATCCTGGGCAAAATGACTACATCTAATTCAGCTTCAGTGATACTTTTGATAACAACTATATTTCAGAGTCAGATTGGGGACTTGAAGACTTTGTTTTGACCTGATCTGTACATATAATAAAActacaaatgtaataaaaacatgTCTGCAGCCAACAGTGGAacagctgttttgtttgttcagcTGCTGAAATTTTATGAACAGTAGTATTCCATGATAGGCTTTGCTATGGGCACCAATCTGGTCATCCTTAAGACCTTAATGAGTGTTTGCTTACTAGCATTAAGGCCAGGAAGTTACTATAAGGCATGGGTCATTGCCTTCATCATTATTTCTTGTATACAAGTTATTGCTCTTTGGAAGAGCAGAAAGATAAGACAATGACTACAAGTATGAATCAATTAAAGGAAACCATGTCAAGGCTGGAAATCTTGCCTGCTACTCTAAATTTAAATCAAACTGGTAACACTGTCAGATTACTGTAAGTAAACAGAAACAAGTTACAAGCTGGCAAAGCTATGAAGCACGACCAAGAAATGGGGCTATCTTTGGGATCAACTGGAATGCCAACTACACCCCAGGCCTTCTTATCTGGCATCAGTGCCTAACCACACTGATTCTCTTgtgacttaatttttttttactgattcaTTGTTTAATTCATCTTTATTGAGGTTTCCACACAAAAAAGATATAAAATCATCTCTTGGGCACAGTGTACAATACACttgataaatatataatgtactTCCACTAAAAATAAAGTTCAGGTCAAACTACaccatccatgcattttctgtatcacctatcctacatagggtcactGGGGAGActgcagcctatcccagagCTCAGGGCACAACCCACAGCAGGGCACAgttgcatacacattcacacactatatggacaatttgggaatggcaatcagcctacaatgtgtgtctttggtctgggggaggaaaccaagAGGAACCTCCAAGGCACTGGGAGAAGGTGCAGGCTCCGCGCACATGgagtggaggcgggattcgagcccccaacctcggaggtgcgaggcaaacatgctgacCACTAAGTCGTCCCCCTGCCCCAAACTACACCAAACATGGTAACTAATAGTAAATtcgtttaattaattttataataGCAACAAAACAGTTCAAAATAGTGTTGTAGCAATTAAGCGCTTTGCGGAATGTTCCTTTATATCACTTCATGTTGAAGCCCACAGTGAACAGCAGGTTCTACATAAGATTAGTGGTATcatgatgatgtttttgttgcTTAGTAAATTAgtaatattaaattaatatctTGTTTACAGGATGGTTAGTCAGTGTGAGATTCAAGTGCCGTTCATCAGACGGCTGTCGAAACACTGTTGACACCGTGTGGAGAGGCCCTGGGGGGAAATATGACATATTCATGAACGCGCTAAAATGGACCGCATAGTAATAATGACGAGAAAATAATTATGGGGTTTAGACTGCCATTTTGAGTTTGCCCAAACGTGAGCTTTAGCAAGTCTGAGCAAACAGAGGGTTCGCCTCGACTTCTCCCGAATTACATAAACgcggaaagaaagaaaaaaaacggacCTAGTTACACATCACATGCTACAGGTCACATACAGCTAGAACTGGGGAGACGGAAGTCCATCATTCTCTGTCACTGATTGGTGGGCTTGTCTCGATGAGCCCGCCATCGTCATTTTTGAGCCGATGCACTCTTTCATTCGGCCACATTGCCCCAATAgcctggatatatatatatatatatatatatatatatatatatatatatatatatatatatatatatatatatgtat comes from Ictalurus punctatus breed USDA103 chromosome 11, Coco_2.0, whole genome shotgun sequence and encodes:
- the tshba gene encoding thyroid stimulating hormone subunit beta a, whose protein sequence is MNRSLAARVISLSRDMMFAPVLVAGILGLLVGTAVPMCLLTEYTLYVEKQECDYCVAINTTICMGFCFSRDSNMKELLGPRFLIQRSCTYQNVEYRTAVLPGCAPHADSHFTYPIAHSCHCSMCNTRSDECAHKTRFSAAKCSKPVRHLYPYPGQNDYI